Proteins found in one Pseudorasbora parva isolate DD20220531a chromosome 11, ASM2467924v1, whole genome shotgun sequence genomic segment:
- the rab33ba gene encoding RAB33B, member RAS oncogene family a: MADIESSFEFSSSLTSSSLPPPRTRIFKIIVIGDSGVGKTCLTYRFCADKFPDRTEATIGVDFREKVIEIDGEKIKVQLWDTAGQERFRKSMVQHYYRNVHAVVFVYDVTNAASFRSLPAWIEECRQHALGQEVPRILVGNKCDLRHAAQVSTDAAQQFADAHSMPLFETSAKNPYGNNDGSQNNSDHVEAIFMTVAHKLKSQKPLVLSQACGSGDTVTLRKQDEEDRGSWGCGCWRSL; encoded by the exons ATGGCAGATATCGAGTCCTCTTTTGAATTTAGCTCATCTTTGACCAGCTCTTCGCTGCCTCCCCCACGGACTCGAATATTTAAGATAATCGTGATCGGAGACTCTGGAGTTGGCAAGACCTGCCTCACCTATAGATTCTGTGCTGACAAGTTTCCAGATAGGACTGAGGCCACTATCGGGGTGGATTTTCGGGAGAAGGTTATTGAAATAGACGGCGAGAAAATTAAG GTCCAGTTGTGGGACACCGCAGGCCAGGAGCGCTTCCGTAAGAGTATGGTGCAGCACTACTACCGCAACGTCCACGCTGTGGTGTTTGTATACGACGTCACCAATGCTGCTAGTTTCCGTAGCCTTCCGGCATGGATTGAAGAGTGCCGTCAGCATGCCTTGGGACAGGAGGTGCCCAGAATCCTGGTCGGCAACAAATGCGACCTGCGTCACGCCGCACAAGTGAGCACCGATGCTGCACAGCAGTTTGCAGATGCACACTCAATGCCTCTATTCGAAACCTCTGCCAAAAACCCATACGGAAACAATGACGGCAGTCAAAATAACAGTGACCATGTAGAGGCCATTTTTATGACTGTGGCGCACAAGCTGAAATCTCAGAAGCCACTGGTGTTAAGCCAGGCTTGCGGATCAGGAGATACTGTCACTCTCAGGAAGCAAGATGAGGAGGACAGGGGAAGTTGGGGCTGTGGTTGTTGGAGGAGCTTATAA
- the ugl gene encoding malate synthase-like: protein MPGLLIFAILTRKQSMHLPKSNSFTGRLQKMLVHQGVELETSPSGLEREFQTLFNSEALQFLSELIATFQPEVDKVLNLRVLRKVQLDLTGELPGFLQDTAHIRNDPSWRVNPVPDRLHCRHVDIGDLSPCDTQRLIMGLKSTAQGLQVDFDDGNCPTYHNQIKGIYNVYLAVHNQLKDVPPISQAPVLMLRPRAWNMVEHNMMVNGREVPGPLFDFGLLMFHNAKLLFQNQSGPFFYLSKVESYMEARLWSQIFFWTEKKLGLPAGCIKATVLIECVLASFEMEEILYELKEHSAGLNCGIWDYSASFVNKFGHRADFLLPDRSKYVDMEKRFLHSYMDLLVQTCHRRGALATGGMAALLLPRNKESDLYKTVLTTVTRLKLLEIKAGVDGFMVYDMDLIEPMQKLFRLHSHGQNQLLQLREDINVTPEDLLIMPAGGVTLYGLRYNIAVGVLFIEAWLSGRGHFFYLGKVEDSATAEISRSQVWQWIRHQVRLEDNGMVVTRALVNSLAQDLMGDLMAAINCQTTRDKQRLMTAVSMFLEIVQKNEFPEFITTYLNLDHTFLNSQSQHENGPTDAVPKARL from the exons ATGCCTGGATTGTTAATATTTGCTATTTTAACACG TAAACAGAGTATGCACTTACCAAAGTCCAACTCATTTACTGGACGACTGCAGAAGATGTTG GTACATCAAGGTGTTGAGCTGGAAACGTCTCCATCAGGACTGGAGAGAGAGTTTCAAACTCTATTTAACTCTGAAGCTCTGCAATTTCTGTCTGAACTCATTGCTACCTTTCAGCCAGAGGTTGACAAG GTTTTGAATTTGAGAGTCCTCCGTAAAGTTCAGCTGGATCTTACTGGAGAGTTACCAGGCTTTCTGCAGGACACAGCTCACATCCGAAATGATCCTAGCTGGAGAGTTAACCCAGTTCCAGACAGATTACACTGCAGACATGTGGACATTGGTGACCTTTCACCCTGTGATACGCAACGCCTCATAATGGGACTCAAATCTACTGCCCAAGGGTTACAG GTTGATTTTGATGATGGCAACTGCCCAACATATCACAATCAAATAAAGGGCATTTATAACGTTTACCTGGCTGTGCACAATCAGTTAAAGG ATGTACCACCCATTTCTCAGGCTCCAGTGTTGATGCTCCGTCCTCGAGCGTGGAACATGGTGGAGCACAACATGATG GTGAATGGTCGAGAGGTTCCAGGTCCATTGTTTGATTTTGGTCTGCTGATGTTTCATAATGCAAAACTACTTTTTCAAAACCAGAGTGGCCCTTTTTTCTACTTGTCCAAG GTTGAGAGCTACATGGAGGCCCGATTGTggagtcagatttttttctggACTGAGAAGAAG ctTGGCCTGCCAGCAGGCTGTATAAAGGCTACCGTGCTGATTGAGTGTGTTCTGGCATCATTCGAGATGGAAGAGATTTTGTATGAGCTCAAGGAGCACTCTGCTGGTCTCAACTGTGGCATCTGGGATTACTCAGCTTCGTTTGTCAACAAATTTG GTCATCGGGCTGATTTCCTCCTTCCTGACCGCAGTAAGTATGTAGATATGGAGAAGCGTTTCCTGCACAGCTACATGGATCTTCTAGTGCAGACGTGTCACCGCAGGGGTGCCCTAGCAACAGGCGGCATGGCAGCTTTGCTGTTGCCTAGAAACAAAGAGAGTGACCTCTACAAGACTGTACTCACTACTGTCACCAG ACTTAAGTTACTAGAGATCAAGGCAGGAGTTGATGGGTTCATGGTATACGACATGGACCTAATTGAGCCCATGCAAAAA CTCTTCAGGCTTCACTCTCATGGTCAGAATCAACTCCTGCAGCTGCGTGAAGACATCAATGTGACCCCCGAGGACTTGCTCATTATGCCTGCA GGAGGAGTAACCTTGTATGGACTGAGGTACAATATTGCTGTAGGTGTCCTCTTCATTGAAGCCTGGCTTTCAG GCAGAGGTCATTTCTTCTATCTGGGAAAGGTTGAGGATTCAGCAACTGCAGAGATATCCAGATCTCAG GTTTGGCAGTGGATCCGGCACCAGGTGAGACTAGAGGATAATGGGATGGTGGTGACACGAGCTCTAGTCAACAGCTTGGCTCAAGATCTGATGGGAGATCTGATGGCAGCCATAAATTGCCAAACAACCAG AGACAAACAGAGGTTGATGACTGCTGTGTCCATGTTTCTAGAGATAGTGCAAAAAAATGAATTCCCAGAGTTCATCACTACATACCTTAACCTGGACCACACTTTCCTAAACTCTCAGAGCCAACATGAGAATGGACCGACAGACGCAGTGCCCAAAGCCAGACTCTAA